One segment of Panicum virgatum strain AP13 chromosome 3K, P.virgatum_v5, whole genome shotgun sequence DNA contains the following:
- the LOC120699601 gene encoding LIM domain-containing protein WLIM1-like has product MATSFQGTTTKCTACDKTVYLVDKLTADNRVYHKACFRCHHCKGTLKLANYNSFEGVLYCRPHFDQLFKRTGSLDKSFEGTPKVVKPERKNENAIKVSTAFAGTREKCVGCSKTVYPIERVTVNNTMYHKSCFKCCHGGCTISPSNYIAHEGKLYCKHHHIQLIKEKGNFSQLENDHEKTSQAGSLEDEEAEY; this is encoded by the exons ATGGCGACCTCCTTCCAGGGGACGACAACCAAGTGCACCGCCTGCGACAAGACGGTGTACCTCGTCGACAAGCTCACCGCCGACAACCGCGTCTACCACAAGGCCTGCTTCCGCTGCCACCACTGCAAGGGCACCCTCAAG CTCGCGAACTACAACTCCTTCGAGGGGGTGCTCTACTGCAGGCCTCACTTCGACCAGCTGTTCAAGAGGACGGGGAGTCTGGACAAGAGCTTCGAAG GAACTCCCAAGGTTGTCAAGCCAGAAAGAAAGAATGAG AATGCTATTAAAGTCTCCACTGCCTTTGCTGGCACCAGAGAGAAATGTGTTGGATGCAGCAAGACAGTCTATCCAATTGAGAGG GTTACTGTCAACAACACTATGTATCACAAGAGCTGCTTCAAGTGCTGCCATGGAGGATGCACCATCAGCCCTTCGAACTACATCGCGCACGAGGGGAAGCTCTACTGCAAGCATCACCACATCCAgctgatcaaggagaaggggaaCTTCAGCCAACTCGAGAATGATCACGAGAAGACATCACAGGCTGGATCGCTGGAGGACGAAGAAGCAGAGTATTAA